The Pirellulales bacterium genome segment CGCATGTACATTTATATTGTTTTGCATCGTTTTTCTCGCTGCTGTGCGACTTTACGCCGTTTGTGCTGCGTACATGCTACCGGCGCTGCGGCGATTGATCGTGCACTCCAGTGGCCGGCAACATACTGCCGTGGGAGCCACATGTGCCGTGAACGAAATGGCCGCTGACAACAATTCGCCAACAATGCACAATCTTGGACGCAAATACGATCGATTTTGTCGCATGCTGTTGCAGCGCGAGTTGCAAATCTGCTGCAGAAGCGATACAGAACCAGTGACAAAATCGCACCATTTTGTCGCCAAACAAAAAGGCTGGGACAAAATTGGCGAGTACGTTTCCGCTCCGGTTCGCCTTGGATGGATCAAGTGGAAACTTGGACATGTGCTAGGCCAGGTAATTTGGCCAAACTTTAACTCCTCGGGGGAGTTTTCCTGCTACGAAAACTTTGCCGCTCGTTTGCCGCTAGTCGAGACCGAAGACTGCCGGAAAACTCTCAGCCAGCAGCCAATCTCCCCGCGTTTGGGAGAATCGGTTTTACCCGTGAAACCCTATCTGTCGATACGGTTTACTAAGTCCACCACCGACTTGCAGCCCCCCAGCCACGGGACGCCGGGAGCAAAAAGCTGGACTTCATGTGCCGGCGGGCCGGTTCCACACAGGACCGGCTGCGAAAGTTGGTTCGACCCGGTGGCCATTCAATCGACGCTTATGAAATCGATCATTCATCAACTCACGGCAGCCTGCGTGGTGCTTGCGACCGCGGCGGTGGTGTTTGCCGATGCCGATTTCTTTGCGCCGACGATCGATCCCAACGATGTGGCTCCGGCGAAGTTGAACGGCGTGCCCATTCCGGAGGAAGCCCAGCCGGTGGAACCGAAAAAATTGGATCCGCCTGCCGACGATTCGAAAAGCAACGTCGACCCATACGATGTGGGCGCGGAACTTAAGAGCGATGCCTTGCAGCAGTGTGCCGCGCAAGGCGGAGCCATGGGGCCGCCGATGCCACCTCCCGAAGTTGATGGCTCGCCCAGCCCAGCCGCTGCGACGCCAAACGGAACCGGCGCTCCAAGCAGCGCGGGAAATATGCAAGCGGGTGGTTCCTCTTCCGCCGGCTGCAATAGCGACAACGCATGCAGCGGCTTAGACGACGGCGGTTGCCATCCGTGGTGGGTGCGTGTGGATTATTTGGCGCTGTGGATTCAAGCGAATCACTTGCCGCCGCTGGTGACGACCAGTCCGCCCGGAACTCCGCAAGCGGATGCCGGCGTGCTGCCCGACGCGCGAGTTTTATTCGGCGGCAATTACATTGACGGCGGAGCGCGCAACGGCGGCCGAGTGACGCTGGGCTATTGGTTCGATGACGATCAGATGAACGGTTTGCGTGCCAGTTGGTTTACTGTGCTGCAGCCGACTGGAGCAGCGAATTTCTTTGCCAACTCCGATGGCTCTACAATTTTGGCGCGGCCCTTTACCAGCGG includes the following:
- a CDS encoding BBP7 family outer membrane beta-barrel protein: MGATCAVNEMAADNNSPTMHNLGRKYDRFCRMLLQRELQICCRSDTEPVTKSHHFVAKQKGWDKIGEYVSAPVRLGWIKWKLGHVLGQVIWPNFNSSGEFSCYENFAARLPLVETEDCRKTLSQQPISPRLGESVLPVKPYLSIRFTKSTTDLQPPSHGTPGAKSWTSCAGGPVPHRTGCESWFDPVAIQSTLMKSIIHQLTAACVVLATAAVVFADADFFAPTIDPNDVAPAKLNGVPIPEEAQPVEPKKLDPPADDSKSNVDPYDVGAELKSDALQQCAAQGGAMGPPMPPPEVDGSPSPAAATPNGTGAPSSAGNMQAGGSSSAGCNSDNACSGLDDGGCHPWWVRVDYLALWIQANHLPPLVTTSPPGTPQADAGVLPDARVLFGGNYIDGGARNGGRVTLGYWFDDDQMNGLRASWFTVLQPTGAANFFANSDGSTILARPFTSGGIPNAQLAAFVGPGLNVIGQPGTPATIGVTSTSTMDFAEIAFSHVFERNSGAQLSWLAGYRHLEFRENLTIFENVIVTDTLGDQTALNVLDQFQTKSEFDGGQLGVEFMCHADRWALDGSFQLGFGNVHEWVNIIGNTVTTDSSGNMSNGPGLFAQPTNDGVHSRNEFAFLPEMELNLHYQLTDQIELTMGYTFLYLTRVIRAGDQIDTNVSSTTLPTARPTTGVGNQPAEMLRDTSMWAQGISGGIELRF